A segment of the Triticum urartu cultivar G1812 chromosome 1, Tu2.1, whole genome shotgun sequence genome:
CCGATCGCCAATCAGTTGCAAGATTACTGACATGACTAGACAAAATGTTGGCCCATGGCTTCATTTAGAAGAAGGTATTCGGCTATGGCTTCAAAACAAAAACCTGGCACTTCCGTTACACACTTTTAACTCAAATAAGTATAGCAaattgtttttcctttttttggggTTTAAACACACAACATAGACGCATGCCAGCGTATTCACACAAGAAGACAGAGTCCAAAAGCACCTCACTATCGAAGGGTACGTCATCCATCACCTATGCATGATCCACCTTGGTGAGACACACAAGATGTCAAACTTGGGGTTGGATCTTGGTAGGCTAGGGTAAAATCACCTCGCCTGACTACTCAACATATTGTTGGTTCTCAAACATAGTGACCTGTTACTCACAGCAGAGATTTTGGCATTTAGCTTTgcccacagaagagtttgaagtAGCAGCATGGTGACTATGGTGACCCCTTTAGTTTAATAAAGTGTGTAAATGGTAAACCAACAACCCAAGTGCTGAACTTCGTAGGATTACTGGATAAATACAACTGGGGCGTAAAGCACAGTTCGAATTTTAGCCATAAGAGTGGGCATGTGCAATGTTTGAGGTGTAGTTATAAGTACTTAAATGACACCCTACTTTCCATTATAACCAAATCGAGGACTACAATTTCGTCAAAAAAAAATCACACGATTCTAGCACAAGGTTGGCCACTTGCCTTGAAATGATATTTGTTCTGAGTGCATGGTCCATGAATCCATGTGATATGCCCAATTACTAAGGTCTAAGGGTGTCGCCAATTTGTATTCCTTATAAGTTGGTCTTATGGTGAGTCCTACAGTGATCCTTTCATGCCTAAATGAAAAGATCAGAAACCAATGACTCCGTATGATATGCCCAAATACTAAGGCAACGACTTTTGTTACATATTAGGATAAAAATAACTAATATTGGGCTCTTTGTTTCTGAACTACTACTATCAATTTCGAAAAGTTGATAATTCATCGCCTCCTATGGTTCACCAGCTGACAAGCTTCATTAGACTTACACTGCTTGATGTCCATGTCAAGCTACAAAACCGCTATCACTAATCTGTGAACTGCAGACAAGTCCCCCAATAACACATGGCCCAAAATATCTATAACAGCACACAATACTCAAATGTTAAATTGATTCTAAATATGCATATGTCAGTGGGTACAGTTCCAATACTCCTACTGCAGTGAAAGCAAAGAGACTCCAGGTAGCTACTTACATCCACTACGATGACTCATATTCACTAACTATTATGTCAAGTGACCTGAATTATATGACATGGGAACAATTTAAATGAGTTGATAATTTAATCAGCAAAGGGATCAACATAACCCTGTCACTTCAACTTAACAATAATTGTATGAGTAAATGTGACTATAATAAAATAGTTGCCGTAATATCATCTGTGACAGGCTTGCTACACATGAATGATAGGCACATATTTATTTCTTGCAAAAAGAAAAGTACATAATTGTTTTTGTGGGACATCAATAATGGTATGCAGATAGTAACTGCAGCAAAAAAGAATCCAATCACCTAACAGCTACTACACTGGAAAGGAAGCCCAACAAGATCAACCCAAAAGATTAATGTTAACTGCATTCTGAATTTGCACAGACAGCAAGAACATATTTTAAAGACTTATTGATTACAGTCATACAGTGCAGATTAGTAAATTTGTTAGGCTAAGATTACAGTAATAGGCATGAACAATCACATATCGCCAGTGGTACTGAGTGATATAGGCACATTGAAAAGAATGCAGATATGATTGTCAAGCTTCATGCACTAGCCAACGCAACCAAAAGTCCGAACTGATGGAAAGGGCTAGGCAATCCATATATACATTTCAACAATGATAATACTAGAAACAAAAACGGAATTGCTTTGCATATGATATTTTCAGGTACGAATCTCATACGATCCGATGTGTCTCAACTGGGCTGCATGCTCCACTTGTTTCCTTTTCCAGATAGAGCTGGTAGATTCGATGAAAGCACATGCATCTGCTATTGTACTTGTGTCGAACGTGAAAACGCCGTACATATAGCAGAACTCAAACAAAAACACATGCCAATGCACAGAATAAAAAGTCATCAAGTCAATTAACTtagaaacctgatgaacaaaaaTATCTTTCTTGACACACGGAAGCAGAAGGTGATTGCTATAAGTAGAACTGGACAGTAATCAGATTTCACATACCTAATGTATGCAGGTAAGCCCATCTATAACCATCATTTATTATACAACACACCCATGGAAATTAGAAAACCTTCATAATAGAGGCTGGGCTCTTGTGAAAATAAAAACACCACCACCGCCAACTGAACGCCCCAGGAGCATGTCACGGTCAAGGTAAGAAAGATAGTATAGTCCTCCAGGCGATCGTCTGATAAAAATTCAGTATGGAACTTAAGAACAAAGGAAGCAAAGAAGGAAGATTGTTTTCTTCGAAAAAGTACCTTTCCGGGCCGCTGATAGGAACTTGAGCTCGGAAAGTTTTAAGGAACTGCAATATCTGCAAAAATAGTCACTGCAATGAAACACTTCTATAATAGTTGATGAGCATTTTGAAAGTGAAACAATGGTCCTAAATAAATAATTACTTTTACAATAACCGTTGTATTCTGGAACAAAAGAGAATAACAATAAATCTTTTGGTAACTAGCATTCTCAAAACTATTATAACTGTCGAATGAAAATATACATATGGACTACAGAGgatgtgcatgcttttaatgaaaaGGGAAAATGATTGTAACCATAACAGGTAATATTCAAACTGAAGAGATAATTATATTCATATAACCTGGCTTACCTGAAGACTCAAAAAAGACCGAGGAAGTATAGCAGGAGCTATCAGTGCTTGTAGCTGCTCACTAATCTTGATATTCTCTACAGCAACCTATTAGACATAAATCAAAGAAAACAAAATTGAGAAAAGATGGTGGCATAAGCACAGACTTCTTCCCAGAAGCCTTAGCTTTAGATGGTGCATGAAAATACAGAAAACGGACaaatttcagcattgcaaataacTTTTTGTTCTCAAACAGACATATAAATGCATGCCATTTTGTATTAGAAGGCACATAGATGGCGTGAATCTTATAGCCAAACAGGCAAAAGGGAGAAAAACTAAGCTAAAACCAAAACAAAGCGAAGCCAAAAATTAAGTTTAAAATAGTAGATATTGGTCGTTGCGTTATCTTAGCACTTTTCTTCTCAATGAAAATGACACCCTTCCAGGTGTGTTCGAGAAAAAAAAAAGCCAAAAAGAGAAAAACCAACAAAGAACTGTGCAACTACCCTGTGTGCATTGCAAACAACTCGTAGCCATGAGCAGTAAGTTAGAAATATGAAGATAACATGTCAGAGTCTGGCTCTATTCTAGCACCATGTTTCATGTGAAAATGAATCATGGATAATGCTAATGTGATtcatatactactccctccgtcccaaaataagtgactcaactttatactagcttcagtacaaagttagtacaaagttgagtcacttattttgggacggagggagtacttagcTGCAGATGCGGAGATACCTCATAGAGCATACCTATCACCTACGTAGCCTACCACTACTGCACACTGAACATCACATCAGATCTAACATATGCTTATTCTGTTTTTCTGATGGATTCTTAATTTCCTTCCAGTTAGTTTATGCATGCTCTTTTCCATACATAACGGGAATTTTTTATGTGGGTATAGACAGGAAGGTGCTGCTGGCAGGGGTGGGGACCAGGCAGATGCTGCTGAACAAGTGCTGTTGAGTGTTGACTCAGGGGAGGGTCAAGGAACAGGGAGATGAAGCTTCTATTGATGAATCACTTCGATGAGTCCAGAACTGCTGTTCAGGGAATGTTCTATGGTCGTTTTGGCATCCATTTGAGCTGCTGTAAGTGTCGTTCCTTTTTCAGTAACCTTGATTGCTATACTTTTGGTGGCAGCTGGAACTTCTAGTTTTGGTTTGTTAATAGTAGGTAGCAAAACCCTTTGGAACAGCCATGCCTGGCATATTGATTCTGGATTGATGTTGCGTTCCAGTATTGAAAGATAGTGGAAACTACGCCTAAGCTTGTATGGAGAAAAATGTCTAACCTGCTTTCTTATCATCACCCCCAATCTTTCTTATTACAACACTCCCTCGAATAAGCAGGCAAAGATATTTTCAATAGAAAAATTACCTCCTCGAACTGAAGAAATATGTTGCTCTTAGACAGAACATCAAATTTTGCAGAGACCATCAGTGTTGCACCCTCTTGCTCCTATATAGACCACTAACAGAATCAAACACAAAAGAGCTAAACCAAATGAGAGTTAAAGACAGAAGTGTATACAGTACTTAATCAATGACATGCAAACAGGCTGATAAGCAGAATATGTCAAATGAAGGGATTATAAATCATTTTTTATGCCAAAAATCGTCATACTACAGACTGCAAAATATAAAAATAATGCAATTCTAGACCAAAATCTGTTCCTGTAACAAAAGGACTATGAACATTCTGCAATCATTTTACCAAGCCGCTGCAAAGCTAAAAATACCGTTTTCCTATGCTTTTCACTATATTATGGCCATATCCATGCATATGATACAATGATCCTTTTTACGAACCAGCCTCTCCCCTCTTCGATTGGTTAAACGGAAACAACCAAGTCATGTTTATATCAGTAGAAGGGCAGAAAAGCACATATGATGAGCTAAAGGCTCTACTTAAGTATATATCAGCAACTTGTGAAGATGAATTGTCGTAAAGAAGAAGCAAATATACACCATGCTATCTAAGGTGCAAAACTTTCACCGTTTCACTGCATACTAATGCCATCCTACTACAAACTTACAAGTTAACAAAGGATATTGTCCTTCTGCTGTTTTGCATTTTTTGACCATCCACAATGATGACACTCATAAAACAAAAACATGTACATTCTGAGTTCCAGGCACAGTCGACAGCACCAACAGAAAAACATAACAACTAATGTTTTTGCAAAAACTAAATAAGACCTGTTCTGGCGCAAAGTTAGCTTAAAAGAACAAAACCTCCAAGAAAGGACACATAGGTGCATAATTATCATAAAGGTATACCTCCAGCAAGTTCTCGATGCTCCAACGCACGacattccgcacaattccaccatcCGACCGACCCTTGCACTCAAATTTCTGGTATATTTGCCCTACCTGCACATATCCAAAAGCACCACCCCTGACATAAGGCTTCCTACACTTTCCGCAAATTTATCAAACATGATCATCTGTCTATACACACTACAAAGCAATTTGAAGTGTCAGAAAACAACTCATGATCAACCACTAATAGCTCCAGGTTTCCATAGAGCGTTAAAGTGCACACAACGGAATAGCAGAGTTTCCACGATATCAAACATGTGCATACTTTCTACTATTTGTTAACTGTCATGGGATTCTCATGATGAATTTTGAAAAATCGTGGACAGGCAGAGAGAGAGACCTGCAGGAGAGGGAGTCTCTCGGCCGCCTCGAAGAGCATAAGCACGTCCGACGCAGACGTGTAGCACAGCCTCCAGGTGCCGTCGAGCGCAGCGAGGTCCAGCGGTGCCCCCTCCCCGGCGCCGAGCTCCTCCACGGACACCTATACACCACGCGCACACATCAGATCGAATCCCTCGCTGTCCGCCCAGGAGTAAATGCGATTGGAGGAAAGAGCTAGAGCGGGGGTCTAGTACGATGGCCTCCTCGATGGCCGCGCGCTGGTCGGGGCTGGCCCCCGAGCCGCGCCCCGTCTCCTGCACCGCCCGCAGCAGCTCGTGCTTCCGCCCCTCCGTGTCCGCCTGCGAGCGAGCAGAGCGTCAGATCGTGCGTGGAGGTAACGAGGGGGTCGGGGGGGTCGGGGGTCCGACGGACCGTACTGCGGTGAGCGGGGCGGCGACCGCGGCGGCGAGGAGTGGAGAAGGGGTGCGACGTGGGTTCTGAGGGCGGAAGTGGGCGTGTCTCTGGAGAGGCGAAGACGGCGGTGGTCGGGGAGGAGCGGCGGGGAACCGGCGGGAGGGCGCGGCGGCGAGCGCCATTTTTGTGCGCGTTCTGTGTGGCTGGAGTGGACGAAGGCGCCGAGGTCCTGGCCAGTTCCGCTGCCACGCATCGGCATGGGCTGCCTCTTGCCTGCCGTTGGCCAGAGATGCATACCCTCCTCACCTGCCGTCGCCACCGTCCGTCGAAGATCCGACGGTAAGAGCGATTTTTTTTTTGGCAAAATGAGCGATTTATTCTTCCTGCGTGTAGCACTCCCACGGCGCCTAGCAGCCAAGCTTTCCATCCTCGGCGTTTCAGACTTTCAGTTAGGCATGTAACCTCTCGCAGAAATTCCACATTAAATTTTAATGCGATTGCTATCCAGCGAACGCTCGCTGAAGGTGGATGGCAAAACAAACATTTTTCACAGCAATTTTAGTTGCAGGAACATGGCTATTCCTTCAAGCACACACGACAATTTTCATAGCAAAATCTGTTGTTGCTAAATTGCCATGTGTTTCTAATGAAATTGCCATGTGTGTTTTGTAGAACTTGGCATAAAAATGTTCTCAAACAGTCAAACTGGCCATTGGGATCCAAATTTAAACAACTGTTAAAACTTCAAGACCTATCTTGCATTGCAAGCAAGATCCATGAAGTGCAAATAGCATCTTAAATAAGCACCCAGCACTGTAACCACCCAACACTACTccgaaaactaaatatcctactacTAGTCACAGGGAGAACCTGTAGGCATTCAAAGATGGGAATCAACAAAACTTGACGCAGAAGGAAAGTTCCCTTTACTCCGGATATAATTGCCTTACAATGTACAATCATGACCTAATCCCTTTTAGAATGGAAAAAGGAAATTCCACGGCAGTATAAGTTTGCGTTGAGAACAAGCTTGTTGGATTAGGAACACTAAAATCTCTTGAGATCTTCAGACATCTTCGTTTGGACCGCAGATGGTGGATACTCAACTAGATCTTCAGAGATCTTGGTTTGGATCGCAGATGGTGGATACTCAGCTAGATCTACAGAGAGCTTTGCTTCGGATCACAGATGGCAGATACTGGAGTAGACTTCTCCAACTGCAGCAGCAATGCGATGTCGAGCTCCTGCAGGCTCTTCTCCAGTATAAGTTTTGAAGTTTCAGTGGCTTCAGGCTGGCTCTTGTTTGAATAGTTCCAAACCTCTCTTCTGCTGATGATTTCTGTTCACAATGCACTGGAAAAGACTAATTGTAAGGATAGCAGCAAACAGTTTTGCGGTATCTCTTCAAAATAAACTGACAAGCGCTCCGACAGTTACCTGAAAAGCATTCTGCGGCCGAAGACTTTGATGGTACCTCGCTATTCTACTGCTGCAAAGGATCTCAATGATCTTCCAtagctcctgcctcccatggacCAAGAAGTGCGAAAGAACACCAATTCACCTGCACAAGCATACAAAACAAGTGAACACtatgaacaaatgaaatcaaCTTAACAAAGGGAACATCACATAAAGACCAAAATATTTTCAAAAAAGTTAGCACCTGGATCA
Coding sequences within it:
- the LOC125509743 gene encoding probable plastid-lipid-associated protein 10, chloroplastic codes for the protein MALAAAPSRRFPAAPPRPPPSSPLQRHAHFRPQNPRRTPSPLLAAAVAAPLTAADTEGRKHELLRAVQETGRGSGASPDQRAAIEEAIVSVEELGAGEGAPLDLAALDGTWRLCYTSASDVLMLFEAAERLPLLQVGQIYQKFECKGRSDGGIVRNVVRWSIENLLEEQEGATLMVSAKFDVLSKSNIFLQFEEVAVENIKISEQLQALIAPAILPRSFLSLQILQFLKTFRAQVPISGPERRSPGGLYYLSYLDRDMLLGRSVGGGGVFIFTRAQPLL